The proteins below come from a single Corylus avellana chromosome ca3, CavTom2PMs-1.0 genomic window:
- the LOC132175221 gene encoding uncharacterized protein LOC132175221, with protein sequence MAVASSNTNIEFCVSETQTERNRAKRMVGTTEADNCSFVWDENSQLYFHASSGFYHDPVAGWYYSSRDGLYYKFEKGNYVLLESDKSDEGEVNQSKETGNDNPLQDDEAEASQCMENAPDGQTLGATDCSNGHSPDNPPPSEWLEDTLIELYLSGYSKPVVTAADDVMIPLETNDVDNFQLSAKGSSDTYEREGEWLLEDHYGVTNSGRSFPDDGVSWDEENWRAQYGQVIQSGEEPMPEFPIVDLWDWALVTGSRKDGKGDTVRLVGRLVRKSVKLHPSMPSGGGLLKTAPICEVHLDLVRVTSGQVYKLRTPNVGYLASLSTYDSSNPTKDWGFPELSVDRHSLPLSKSSGKHVSKTASGVTVSKDLSMLPDNLSASEKSRNHVYRDRAAERRTLHGGFGVGPGQKNSIVSENDLPSSPASSGREEAAAEALNMSFGADSYARKLLESMGWKEGEGLGNTTKGLVEPIQAVGNVGNAGLGWPRGIAKRHRDI encoded by the exons ATGGCTGTGGCTTCGTCTAATACTAATATTGAGTTTTGCGTATCTGAGACTCAAACAGAGAGAAACAGGGCAAAACGAATGGTGGGTACAACTGAAGCAGATAATTGCTCATTTGTATGGGACGAGAATTCTCAGCTCTACTTCCATGCCAG TAGTGGGTTTTACCATGACCCAGTTGCCGGATGGTACTATAGTAGTAGAGATGGTCTTTACTACAAATTTGAGAAAGGAAATTATGTGCTTCTGGAGTCTGACAAG AGTGATGAAGGGGAAGTTAATCAGAGCAAGGAAACTGGTAATGATAATCCCCTTCAGGATGATGAAGCTGAGGCTTCCCAGTGTATGGAAAATGCTCCTGACGGGCAAACGCTAG GCGCCACAGATTGCTCCAATGGTCATTCACCTGATAATCCACCTCCATCGGAATG GTTAGAAGATACGCTTATTGAACTTTATTTGTCTGGTTATTCCAAGCCAGTAGTCACTGCTGCAGATGATGTGATGATACCCTTGGAAACGAATGATGTAGATAACTTCCAGTTGTCAGCCAAAG GGAGTAGCGATACTTATGAACGTGAAGGAGAATGGCTTCTGGAGGACCATTACGGTGTAACTAATTCTGGCAGAAGCTTCCCTGATGATG GTGTTTCATGGGATGAAGAAAACTGGCGAGCACAGTACGGTCAAGTCATTCAATCTGGGGAAGAGCCAATGCCAGAGTTCCCAATTGTTGATTTATGGGACTGGGCATTGGTTACAGGGTCCAGAAAGGATGGAAAAGGTGACACGGTGAGGCTGGTTGGGAGATTGGTGAGGAAGTCTGTTAAGCTTCATCCATCTATGCCTTCTGGTGGTGGTCTTCTAAAAACTGCTCCAATATGTGAAGTACATCTTGATCTGGTACGAGTCACATCAG GTCAAGTGTACAAGTTGCGGACTCCTAATGTGGGATACTTAGCTTCATTGTCAACTTATGATTCTTCCAACCCAACAAAAGATTGGGGATTCCCTGAATTATCAGTTGATAGGcattctcttcctctctctaaATCCAGTGGAAAGCATGTATCAAAAACTGCATCTGGAGTAACCGTCAGCAAGGATTTGTCTATGTTGCCAGATAATCTTTCTGCATCTGAGAAG AGTAGAAACCATGTGTATAGGGACAGAGCTGCGGAGAGACGAACGTTACATGGCGGTTTTGGAGTGGGTCCTGGACAAAAGAATTCAATAGTCAGTGAAAATGATCTTCCATCATCACCAGCTTCTTCAGGTAGAGAAGAAGCAGCAGCTGAGGCCTTGAATATGTCATTTGGAGCTGATAGTTACGCCAGAAAACTTTTAGAAAGCATGGGCTGGAAGGAG GGGGAGGGCCTCGGCAACACCACAAAGGGATTGGTTGAACCAATACAAGCAGTTGGAAACGTTGGTAATGCTGGGTTGGGTTGGCCTCGGGGAATAGCAAAGCGCCACCGAGATATATGA